One genomic segment of Pleuronectes platessa unplaced genomic scaffold, fPlePla1.1 scaffold_335, whole genome shotgun sequence includes these proteins:
- the LOC128436399 gene encoding spondin-1, with the protein MGMYLPLLLLQCYLLTSFVCSAVAFVEEPSGGRSDGYCGRILRAQTQGTRRDGHHEFRLRVERDPETYEPGTTYRVVLLAASPNYFRGFTLISLKEGREGTTDQDYTGQFQIIDEDDTQFMSNCPPAVTESTPRRRTRIQVFWTAPPTGTGCVIL; encoded by the exons ATGGGAATGtatctgccgctgctgctgttgcagTGTTATCTCCTGACGAGCTTCGTGTGCAGCGCCGTCGCCTTCGTGGAGGAGCCCTCCGGAGGCAGGTCGGACGGGTACTGCGGGCGGATCCTCCGGGCGCAGACCCAGGGCACCCGGCGGGATGGACACCACGAGTTCAGGCTCCGGGTGGAGCGGGACCCGGAGACCTACGAGCCGGGCACCACCTACAGAG TCGTGCTCCTGGCAGCCAGCCCGAATTACTTCCGAGGCTTCACCCTCATCTCCCTGAAGGAGGGCCGGGAGGGCACCACGGACCAGGACTACACCGGGCAGTTCCAG ATCATCGATGAGGACGACACACAGTTCATGAGCAACTGCCCCCCCGCGGTGACGGAGAGCACCCCCCGCAGACGCACCAGGATACAGGTGTTCTggacagcgccacctactgggACCGGCTGCGTTATACTAAA